In Paraburkholderia largidicola, the genomic window CGGCCGATGCTTGCGAGGTGGTCTTCTGCATGTACGGGCTCGTTCAGGGTAATAACTCGCAAGAGTGCCAGGATGCCATTCACTCGTATTTCGATGTCGTGTCGTACAGGCACGGCCATCCTGATTTGAACCAGACGGCGAAGGACCGTTTGTCGCTCACGCGGCAATGCAAAAGCACGTCGGATGAGTTCACAAGCATGATCGACCGGACTTTTGGGAGCGTCATCAAGTAACGGATTCATCACCAAGGCTGGGGGGCCAATGGAATTCGTAAAGAAGGCATTTAACCGAGTCAGGATGTTGCGGCCGGCCGATTTACCAGATCGGAAAGAGCCAGTAACGATCCAGCTACACCCGAATGATGTTTCGTTCATCAAGGACGCTGCCAAGTTGGGCGGCATGGAGTTTGACGAATTTTGTGCGCTTGCCATCTACAAGGCCGCGCGCGACATCAGGTTTAGGTCGACATGAGCGCGCCGACTCGGGAGCGCAAGGGCGGGCTCGCTGAGGCTATGCCGCAGATCGCGTCGTGGGTGCGCGATCTGCGCAGTGCATTTGGCGATGCTCAGCTGGACGACGCCATTTCGCGTGGACGCAACGGGGAGCCTGATTTCTTCGCGTCGGAGAACGGCCGCACGTTTGGCACGCGACTGCCGGCCGGCTCTGCAGGATGGGCCGGCGAGGGGCTTGGCGACCGTCACTTTTGCGCCGGCTGCGACGGCTCGTGTATCGGCACTCAAACGCGCTGCAGCTCGTCGCCGGCCGCAAGGGTGGCGAAATGATCGTGCACCGTCTGTTCCTGTATGCCGCGATCGTGGCCAGCGCGTCGTTTTTCATCCGTCGTTACATCAAGGTCCGCGCTTCGGCGCGTGCTGCCGCGCGCCTCGATGCGTGTCTGGCTGCACGTCGCCGTGACGCATCGGAAAGGGGGAATCGTGGATAGCTATACCGTCGACCAGCTCGAAAGGGCGATCAACATCTGGCGAGCCAAACAGGTGTCAGACAAGGACGCGGCGCTGTGCCGGCCGGCGAGCCTGCTTGCGGAACCGTATGCCTTGGCAATCATCGAGCGTCGTTCGACCGTCGACGCGTCGACGTTGAGCGCGGATCAGGTCGA contains:
- a CDS encoding TrbM/KikA/MpfK family conjugal transfer protein, yielding MKQRIVAPIVLAGALVSSMPAHAADACEVVFCMYGLVQGNNSQECQDAIHSYFDVVSYRHGHPDLNQTAKDRLSLTRQCKSTSDEFTSMIDRTFGSVIK
- a CDS encoding DUF3717 domain-containing protein; the encoded protein is MLPRASMRVWLHVAVTHRKGGIVDSYTVDQLERAINIWRAKQVSDKDAALCRPASLLAEPYALAIIERRSTVDASTLSADQVDALKQALEPDSIKRN